In Pseudoliparis swirei isolate HS2019 ecotype Mariana Trench chromosome 11, NWPU_hadal_v1, whole genome shotgun sequence, a genomic segment contains:
- the alkbh1 gene encoding nucleic acid dioxygenase ALKBH1 — protein sequence MAKMAASVVESGEDAFRKIFKFYKRRNPPPDFRDVIDFSRSVPGDQVIPAILDPGRVSDVEAAKVGLQPVRDWRAFGLKGYPGFMFISNPFLLGSKPFWVRQCLKTYPQKPNVCNLDMHMCPSDTQDIWDKSVHGLSSPRSGKTQPKTLLDRLRWVTLGYHYNWDTKMYSANNYTPFPADLQSLSFQITSACGFPGFNAEAGILNYYRSDSSLGIHVDESELDHSRPLLSFSFGQSAIFLLGGTRRQDPPTAMYMHGGDVMVMSGQSRLLYHAVPRIVAAPQGHPALEMEGCSLASSRRNCSVVEPLSEQDWAVCSRYTQSARVNVTVRQVLGPGQSFSETPSSHQKTDADQTEGPHDHPADECGKRRRVSSDTVET from the exons ATGGCCAAGATGGCTGCCTCCGTGGTGGAGAGTGGTGAGGATGCGTTTAGAAAAATATTCAAGTTTTACAAAAGAAGAAACCCTCCGCCAGATTTCAGAGACGTCATTGACTTTTCCAGAAGTgtaccaggtgaccag GTAATCCCGGCTATATTGGACCCTGGTCGGGTGAGTGACGTGGAAGCTGCCAAGGTCGGATTACAGCCTGTCAGAGACTGGAGAGCCTTTGGCCTGAAGGGCTACCCAG GGTTCATGTTCATCTCCAACCCATTCCTACTGGGCTCCAAACCCTTCTGGGTCAGACAGTGTCTGAAGACCTATCCTCAGAAGCCCAATGTCTGCAACCTGGACATGCACATGTGTCCCTCTGACACCCAGGACATTTGGGACAAGAGTGTTCATGGCCTCAG TAGTCCTCGCTCTGGAAAGACACAACCAAAGACTCTGCTTGACAGGCTACGCTGGGTCACTCTAGGATATCATTACAACTGGGATACCAAG ATGTATTCTGCAAACAACTACACTCCTTTTCCAGCTGATCTCCAATCGCTGTCCTTCCAAATAACATCAGCCTGTGGGTTCCCGGGCTTCAACGCAGAGGCTGGAATCCTCAACTACTACCGATCAGACTCATCTCTGGGAATCCATGTTGATGAATCGGAACTAGATCACAGCCGCCCGCTGCTGTCCTTCAG TTTTGGGCAGTCAGCTATCTTCCTGTTGGGAGGCACCCGCAGACAGGACCCCCCCACTGCTATGTACATGCACGGTGGAGACGTGATGGTGATGTCGGGACAGAGCCGCCTTCTTTACCATGCTGTCCCACGCATCGTTGCGGCACCCCAGGGCCATCCAGCATTAGAGATGGAGGGTTGCAGCTTGGCCTCGTCCCGACGCAACTGCTCTGTGGTGGAGCCGCTGTCGGAGCAAGACTGGGCCGTGTGCTCCAGGTACACCCAGAGCGCCAGGGTGAATGTGACTGTCAGACAGGTGCTGGGGCCTGGACAGAGCTTCTCAGAAACACCCTCTTCTCACCAAAAGACTGATGCAGACCAGACAGAGGGGCCCCATGACCATCCAGCAGATGAgtgtgggaagaggaggagggttaGCTCTGATACTGTGGAGACATAA
- the slirp gene encoding SRA stem-loop-interacting RNA-binding protein, mitochondrial, whose protein sequence is MAAPSKKVFEVFVSKIPWTTAGKEMREYFGQFGAVRKCLLPFDKETGFHRGFCWVGFTTEEGLNNALQKDPHMLEGAKLQVQRNIRPFAGKGQMETVNMTEAL, encoded by the exons ATGGCGGCGCCCTCTAAGAAAGTGTTCGAGGTCTTCGTGTCTAAAATACCATGGACTACAGCCGGCA aggagatgagggagtACTTTGGGCAGTTTGGAGCAGTGAGGAAATGTCTTCTTCCATTT GATAAAGAGACCGGCTTCCATCGAGGCTTCTGCTGGGTGGGCTTCACAACAGAGGAAGGACTAAACAATGCGCTTCAGAAAGACCCACACATGCTGGAGGGCGCAAAG CTGCAGGTTCAGAGGAACATACGTCCATTTGCAGGCAAAGGTCAAATGGAGACGGTGAACATGACTGAAGCGCTGTGA